The Halococcus sediminicola genome has a segment encoding these proteins:
- a CDS encoding DUF1611 domain-containing protein → MTVALLAHEKFPEEAKTAVSILRYADDEVVAVLDRDRAGTRVADHLGGVQDAPIVAGMDDVEDCDELLIGIAPIGGGFEESWRPDVRAALERGCDVTAGLHYFLEDDEEFAELAAEHNCELHDVRKPSPDLTVSEGVAGDVDAEVILTVGTDCSVGKMTATLELCEAARERGVDAAFIPTGQTGIMIEGWGNPIDRVVSDFTAGAVEEMILEKADHDYLFVEGQGSIVHPAYSAVTCGILHGSMPDKLVLCHEAGREAIHGYEDFSLPALPDYIDLYENLAGPVHDADVVAGALNTRSLETDEGARSAVDAYSRTLSVPASDPIRFGNDELLEALL, encoded by the coding sequence ATGACCGTCGCGCTGCTCGCCCACGAGAAGTTCCCCGAGGAGGCAAAGACCGCCGTCAGCATCCTTCGCTACGCCGACGACGAGGTGGTCGCGGTGCTCGACCGCGACCGCGCCGGCACGCGCGTTGCCGACCATCTTGGAGGAGTGCAGGACGCGCCGATCGTCGCCGGGATGGACGACGTAGAGGACTGCGACGAACTGCTCATCGGCATCGCGCCCATCGGCGGCGGGTTCGAGGAGTCGTGGCGGCCGGATGTCCGAGCTGCACTGGAACGCGGCTGTGACGTCACCGCTGGCCTGCACTACTTCCTCGAAGACGACGAGGAGTTCGCGGAACTCGCTGCCGAACATAACTGTGAACTCCACGACGTGCGCAAGCCGTCGCCCGATCTGACGGTGAGCGAGGGCGTCGCCGGCGACGTCGATGCCGAGGTGATTCTGACTGTGGGCACGGACTGCTCGGTCGGGAAGATGACCGCAACGCTCGAACTCTGCGAGGCCGCGCGCGAGCGGGGCGTGGACGCCGCGTTCATCCCGACAGGACAGACGGGCATCATGATCGAGGGCTGGGGCAACCCCATCGACCGCGTGGTGAGCGACTTCACTGCCGGGGCGGTCGAGGAGATGATCCTGGAAAAAGCTGACCACGACTATCTCTTCGTCGAGGGGCAAGGCTCGATCGTCCATCCGGCCTATTCGGCGGTGACCTGCGGCATTCTGCACGGGTCGATGCCCGACAAACTCGTGCTCTGTCACGAGGCGGGCCGCGAGGCGATTCACGGCTACGAGGACTTCTCGCTGCCGGCGCTGCCCGACTACATCGACCTCTACGAGAACCTCGCTGGCCCGGTTCACGACGCCGACGTGGTCGCTGGCGCGCTGAACACCCGCTCGCTGGAGACCGACGAGGGTGCGCGCTCGGCGGTCGATGCGTACTCGCGGACGCTCTCGGTGCCAGCGAGCGACCCGATTCGATTCGGCAACGACGAACTGCTGGAGGCACTGCTGTGA